From Rhodothermales bacterium, one genomic window encodes:
- a CDS encoding quinone-dependent dihydroorotate dehydrogenase yields the protein MYPLLRPLLFRLDAETAHHAALRTARLAQTVPGLLRPLFQFEHDALHQRLWGLDFANPVGLAAGFDKNAEFVRFWRMLGFGFAEVGSVTANPSAGNPRPRAFRLPDDRALVNRMGLNNVGADAVAERLRTAERTLPLGINLAKTHDPAILGDAATDDFLQSFRRLAPLADYVALNVSCPNTAEGKTFESPDAFDGLLAAVMSLRADLGLTVPVLVKLSPPPAAAFDPGPVDDLVDLALGHSIAGFIATNTASDRDGLTTTTARLDEIGRGGLSGVPLAERATALIRHLSRRTEGSVPIIGVGGVDSAEAAYRKIRAGASLVEVYTGLVYEGPGLVGRINRGLVGLLERDGFASVTEAVGTEA from the coding sequence GTGTATCCCCTCCTCCGCCCCCTCCTCTTCCGCCTCGACGCCGAGACCGCGCACCACGCGGCGCTGCGGACGGCGCGGCTCGCGCAAACGGTGCCGGGCCTGCTGCGGCCGCTCTTCCAGTTCGAGCACGACGCGCTCCACCAGCGGCTCTGGGGACTCGACTTCGCTAACCCGGTCGGGCTCGCGGCGGGCTTCGACAAGAACGCCGAGTTCGTGCGGTTCTGGCGAATGCTCGGCTTCGGGTTCGCCGAGGTCGGCTCGGTGACGGCGAACCCGAGCGCGGGCAACCCGAGGCCGCGCGCGTTCCGGCTGCCCGACGACCGCGCGCTCGTCAACCGGATGGGGCTGAACAACGTCGGCGCGGATGCCGTCGCGGAGCGGCTGCGAACGGCGGAGCGAACGCTCCCGCTCGGCATCAACCTCGCCAAGACCCACGACCCGGCCATTCTCGGCGACGCGGCGACCGACGACTTCCTCCAAAGCTTCCGCCGCCTCGCGCCCCTCGCCGACTACGTCGCCCTCAACGTCTCGTGCCCGAACACGGCCGAGGGCAAGACTTTCGAGTCGCCCGATGCGTTCGACGGCCTGCTCGCCGCCGTGATGTCGCTGCGCGCCGACCTCGGGCTCACCGTCCCCGTCCTCGTCAAGCTCTCGCCGCCACCCGCCGCCGCCTTCGATCCCGGCCCCGTCGATGACCTCGTCGACCTCGCGCTCGGCCACAGCATCGCCGGGTTCATCGCCACGAATACGGCCTCGGACCGCGACGGGCTGACGACGACGACGGCTCGGCTCGACGAGATCGGTCGGGGCGGGCTGAGCGGGGTGCCGCTGGCAGAGCGGGCGACGGCGCTCATCCGCCACCTTTCCCGTCGCACCGAGGGCAGCGTCCCGATCATCGGCGTCGGCGGCGTGGACTCAGCGGAGGCGGCGTACCGGAAGATCCGCGCCGGGGCCTCACTCGTCGAGGTCTACACGGGGCTCGTGTACGAAGGGCCGGGGCTCGTCGGGCGGATCAATCGGGGCCTCGTCGGCCTACTGGAGCGCGACGGGTTCGCGTCGGTGACGGAGGCCGTAGGGACCGAAGCGTAG
- a CDS encoding CPBP family intramembrane glutamic endopeptidase, whose protein sequence is MRDRLRREWLAFRQIFAAMDRQATVVLVAATVLVLLQLQIGSRRFFRTELAGGFDPADVPLLSWAWWFGVQGVLGFVIPVLLLVLVFKRKPSEIGLGLGDWRLASLIAGLYLPLVAVGTWYFSADPAFQAQYPHLPSAAQSWEVFVIYELLFLFYWVGWEYLWRGFVLFGTAPAFGPLAIVVQTVPFAILHATKPPAEAYLSILGGLALGALVWRCRSFWIAVPIHAAQMLLIDFFCALRIRTGTTGYGPAAFLDALRGLGG, encoded by the coding sequence ATGCGTGACCGCCTTCGCCGCGAGTGGCTCGCCTTCCGGCAGATCTTCGCCGCGATGGACCGGCAGGCCACCGTCGTGCTCGTCGCGGCGACGGTGCTCGTGCTGCTGCAACTGCAAATCGGGAGCCGGCGCTTTTTCCGGACGGAGCTAGCGGGCGGGTTCGACCCCGCCGACGTGCCCCTCCTCTCGTGGGCGTGGTGGTTCGGGGTACAGGGCGTGCTCGGGTTCGTGATCCCCGTGCTGCTCCTCGTGCTCGTCTTCAAGCGGAAGCCGTCCGAGATCGGGCTCGGGCTCGGGGACTGGCGGCTGGCGTCGCTCATCGCCGGACTCTACCTCCCGCTCGTGGCCGTCGGGACGTGGTATTTCTCGGCAGACCCGGCGTTTCAGGCGCAGTATCCGCACCTCCCGAGCGCGGCCCAGAGCTGGGAGGTGTTCGTGATTTACGAGCTGCTGTTCCTCTTCTACTGGGTCGGCTGGGAGTATCTGTGGCGCGGGTTCGTCCTCTTCGGCACGGCGCCGGCGTTCGGGCCGCTCGCGATCGTCGTGCAGACGGTGCCGTTCGCGATCCTCCACGCGACGAAGCCGCCGGCCGAAGCGTACCTCTCGATCCTCGGCGGGCTCGCGCTCGGCGCGCTCGTGTGGCGGTGCCGGAGCTTCTGGATCGCCGTCCCGATCCACGCCGCGCAGATGCTGCTGATCGACTTCTTCTGCGCCCTCCGCATCCGCACCGGCACCACCGGCTACGGCCCCGCCGCCTTCCTCGACGCGCTCCGCGGCCTCGGCGGCTGA